From Candoia aspera isolate rCanAsp1 chromosome 4, rCanAsp1.hap2, whole genome shotgun sequence, a single genomic window includes:
- the MRPL52 gene encoding large ribosomal subunit protein mL52, which translates to MAVRVTPRLGPQLAKLARSFHYSAVKHAGSEWRLKNGLPANPSDHGLTTDLPDWSFADGRPAPPMSGQLCRQEKNREIVRRITQLSAELDHGMKKWEAKMRKQEQDEEEKQWNRLQPKGALLQQVPK; encoded by the exons ATGGCAGTTCGCGTGACCCCGAGGCTGG GACCCCAGCTTGCAAAACTGGCTCGGAGCTTCCATTACAGTGCCGTGAAGCATGCCGGAAGTGAATGGAGACTGAA gAATGGTCTCCCCGCAAATCCGTCAGATCATGGGCTTACAACTGACTTACCGGATTGGTCGTttgctg ATGGCAGGCCCGCCCCCCCCATGTCCGGCCAACTCTGTCGAcaggaaaaaaacagagagatTGTG AGGCGTATAACCCAGCTCTCCGCAGAACTAGATCATGGAATGAAGAAGTGGGAAGCGAAGATGAGGAAGCAGGAACAAGATGAGGAAGAGAAACAGTGGAACAGACTTCAACCTAAGGGAGCCTTACTCCAGCAGGTCCCGAAATGA